ACTGACAAACAATTAGACCTCTCTTCTTTCACAATAGCCAACGCTACATGGTGttggtttttataaaattagcaCAAGATTTTATCAACGCTTGGACACTGTCCTGTTTAGATTCTCTAAAAAACTAGAACAAGTATAACGAATAACAAGCATCTCattcagaaaatcataaaGCAAACTAATACAGGGTTATTGGAGTATATACATACAATGGGAACTGCAGGGTATAGCCTCAACGTCTCTGTCAGTGCCGCGTGAAGATAATGCATTTGTTCAAGAGTTGCATCAGTTATGTTCGCCACAAATTCATCGATTTTCGCTTTACCGATTTGATTGCCAACGACATCCCTCACTTCTTGTACAAAAATTTAGCAATGCCACAGGAACTTTGACCCATCGTTTCACTTCATCCCTAAACTTTTCTTTATGTCTTTGGCTTCCTCTTAGGATGGGAGATGTGCAGAGATAGATGACATTCTTCCTGATGGCTTTAGATTGAAAAAAGGAGATGGAATATACTACATGGCCTATGCCATGGGCAGAATGTCTTATATTTGGGGAGAAGATGCTGAGGATTTCCGGCCTGAAAGATGGCTCAAGAATGGAGTTTTCCAGCCTGAATCGCCGTTCAAATTTGTCTCGTTTCACGTTAGCAtcatattttctatttctttatcACATATGTTCATGAATTAATCTAATCTGAACTTACACCAATGGTTTCACTTGTGTTACTTACAGGTAGGTCCTCGGATATGTCTAAGAAAAGACTTTGCTTATCGACAGATGAAGATAGTATCGACGgctcttctttccttcttccGCTTCAAATTGGCAGATGAAACAAAAACTATAACCTCATAAACAACTTACATTTGAAGCAAAACAATGTTCTTGGTGTGGTCCCTACATGTATTTTGTTTAGAGTCTACGTTGTACTATATTTCTAATAGATACGCGACACATTTATACAAATGAGTCGCACTTCTATTCTAGACATGGATtgtgacaaccaaaaaaaacaagaacaagaaatgGATTCCTAATATAATACTAATAGTTTTACGATTTTTGTTCATCACCCCCACAAACTTTTTGCCATGAACGACaaactcttcttttttttggtcgaaaaaaCGAACGACAAACTCTTGGTCTGTCCACCCACAGGTTCACTTatctataaaacaaaagagaaagccACAAAGGTTGAGAGAGCATTTTAAGTTTTAGGAACCCAAGGTTCTCAACATTTGACACGCCATTTGACACGCGTCAAGGCATAACGAAGTAGGATGAACAAGATTATACTGTGTgtccactctctctctctctctctctctctctctctctctctctctctctctatatatatatatattaatttctctGCCTCTTATTATCTTAAAGAAAATCAAGATGGGTTTTCTTGTTATCGTCTTCACTTTCATGTTGCTCTTTTTCTTCCTAACCTTGTCCCTCTTCATACTTAGAATCTTCACCGGCAAGTCCATCAGAAACCCAAACTACCCACCTGTAAAAGGTACTGTCTACCACCAGTTCTTATACTTGAACAGACTCTATGACTACCAAACAGAAGTTGCCAAAACAGAGTCAACTTACAGGCTTCTAGCCCCGCACCACAGCGAATTATACACGACTGATGCACGAAACGTTGAGCATGTTCTGAAAACCAACTTTGCCAGCTATTCGAAAGGGGCGTATACGCAAGCTATTCTGTCTGATGTTTTTGGCCAAGGGATATTTGTTGTGGATGGAGAAAAGTGGAAGCAGCAGAGGAAGCTTGCAAGCTTCGAGTTCTCGACGAGAGTTCTTAGAGACGTTAGCTGCTCTGTGTTTAGAAGAAATGCTGCCAAGCTGGTTAAAGTTGTTTTTGAGATTTCAGGTTCCAATGGGGTTTTTGATATGCAAGTGAGTAATCTGAAACCTacatctctctgtctctctttatttctatttttttccctaaaaaatttcacaacttGTCTTCTGGTTTTGTTCAGATCACATAGTGGTTATTGGTTCAGTCTGCAGGCTATGAAAAAACTTGTTCAGTGTTGCTTCATTAGATTGGTTTCATAAAAGCTCAACTCTGAGctatgtttataaaattggggCGGTATCCTAAAGTCAACTTTAATTTGGGCTGGTTCTTGGAACTATTATGAGAGGAAAACTTTACctgtgaaattggaaaattgcaAGCTGAACTCATTCTGATCAAACAAAATTGCTCATAATCAAAATCATTTCTAAATACCAGACCATATATTTCAGATTGTAAACTCCAAAGTTTTAGTACTTCCCATCTATTCTAAATATCTTTGAAAGTAAGATCAATTAGAAAACGTAGGCACATTGTTTCTGAacattatcttatttttaacTAACAGCTTTATGGTGTAAGTTATTATTTACATTTTCTTACATATGATTATTTTTGTAGGACTTGCTTATGAGATGTACCTTGGATTCCATATTCAAAGTTGGGTTTGGAATAGACCTGAATTGCTTGGAGGGGTCAAGCAAAGAAGGGACTGCATTTATGAAGGCCTTTGATGAATCAACTGCTCTGTCCTACTTTCGCTACGTTGATCCATTCTGGAAACTGAAAAGATTTCTCAACCTTGGTTCCGAGGCCTCCCTTAAAAAGTATATCAAAGTCATTGATGATTTTGTGCACCAAGTTATCAGGAGCAAGAGGAAATTGCTAGAGGAGCAAAAGGATGTTGTAAGTTAACTTTGCACTTGTACATTATCTTTCATTGTCATCTTCCTCTGTTTGTGTGTGTTACTGAAAGTACTCCTAtaaaaattttctttgaagtttctaattctaaaatttgaactttatgTTATGCTTCAAAGAATGACAAGGAGGACATACTATCGAGGTTTCTACTGGAGAGCGAGAAGGATCCAGAAGAAATGAATGACAAATATCTAAGGGACATCATTCTGAATTTTATGATTGCTGGCAAGGACACCAGTGCAAATACCCTCTCATGGTTCTTCTACCTGCTCAGCAAGAACCCTCTAATACAGGAAAAAGTTGTACAAGAAGTGAGGGATGTCGTTGGCAATCAAATTGGTAAAGCGAAAATCGATGAATTTGTGGCGAACATAACTGATGCAACTCTTGAACAAATGCATTATCTTCACGCGGCACTGACAGAGACGTTGAGGCTATACCCTGCAGTTCCCATTGTATGTGTATACTCCAATAACCCTGTATTAGTTTGCtttatgattttctgaatGAGATGCTTGCTATTCGTTATACTTGTTCTAGTTTTTTATGAGAATCTAAACAGGACAGTGTCCAAGCGTTGATAAAATCTTGtgctaattttataaaaaccaaCACCATGTAGTGTTGGCTATTGTGAAAGAAGAGAGGTCTAACTGTTTGTCAGTTTCCATTATGGCCAAATTTATAAGCACTGAAAATATTGACATCTTTGTGTGTTTGGCTTTCCTCTAAGGATGGGAGATATGCAGAGGTAGATGACATTCTTCCTGATGGCTTTAGAGTGAGAAAAGGAGATGGAGTAAACTACATGACCTATGCCATGGGCAGAATGCCTTATATTTGGGGAAAAGATGCTGACGATTTCCGACCTGAAAGATGGCTCAACAATGGAATTTTCCAGCCCGAATCACCCTTCAAATTCGTCGCATTTCATGTTAGTaccttatttcctttttctttatcaCACAGGTTAGTCATCCAAGTGTTCACTCACAGTTCTACTTGTGCTATTTGCAGGCAGGTCCTCGAATTTGTCTAGGGAAGGACTTTGCTTACCGGCAGATGAAGATAGTAGCGATTGCTCTTCTTTGCTTCTTCCGCTTTAAATTGGCTGATGAAACGAGAAGTGTAACATATAGGACCATGTTCACCCTGCACATAGATGGCAGTCTCCCTATGATTGCAGTTCCAAGGACAGCCTGATAAACTTCCTCTATGTGAAGCTGAAGCAAAACAATGTTCACTTTGATGAACTCTTGTGATATTGGAGTGTGAACACTTTCTTTATGTATATACAattacagtcccgatctcttggaccacaggagtccaagaggtTGTGGTCACCTAccattggatattaatccaatggttcaaaaagttttttaaaaggagtgcaagagtgagtgaaccgttgaacttacatccaacggtgagtgatcacaaatttcttggacccctgtagtccaagagatcaggactgtatacAATTAAATGACACGATAGCATGtgatatgttatatttaaatagaaaCAACCTTGTTGTAATATGTCATGAACCTTCCAATCCAATATTGCTCATAAAAAACCATTGACTTTTTCATATCCAAACCAATAATGCTCGTAACAATGTCCAACTCTATCAAGTTCATGAGGCCTACCACTCAagttcttttaattaatttaaatcgacaaggaaaaataaataacattatATTATTGGttatttattcaaataatcttcaaatttatatttaatttgcattttggtccctcaattaaattattcactCAAATGATCTATCAATTCTATATTATTCAGCAAATTGGTTCACCGTTACATTCTGTCAATATTTCcgttaaatatgagggcaaattagttatttcatatgtaataaataaataaatacagaaaaatgaaatttaagaataaataaatactgaaaaataaaatttataaataaataaatattgaaaatgaaatttataaataaataaatactaaaaaataaaataaaaagattttactctctctctctacaaatacaaatccgattgaattatacattaaataaaaataaaataaaaaccaaaataccAATTTTGTGGCTAACCCTttgttccttcttctttttggtcaacatTTGACCTGGTGGAGCTTTAGCTCTTCCCATCAGCCCTCAGGTGTTGTACTAGAATACTGAGTGGAGCATAAGGTGGATGAGCTTGATGCAGGCGCACGAGAACGACAGAAACAGCAACTCATACACAATTCTAAATCTCAttgcgctctctctctctctctctctctatatatatatatatatatattggttttGCGGGTGTGGGGAAAGGAGGAGGGGTCTGTTGCCAAGAGGGGGGCgaatgggagagagagagagagggggaaaACAGAAGAGGGGAGGAGTCTGTGGGGGAATGGGGGAGAAGGAATCGGAGGGATGGGCGCTGGGTTTGGgtcttatgattttttttctctttttcttcaattttttctaattttgtatttattttaatttgtttatttgaaaAGTCATATTCACTTTAAAATTTAGTTAAATCTGACAGAAAATTAGACGGTGGATCAATTTGTCAAATAATAAAGAATTAGTGAATCATTTGAggaaataatttaattgaagaattaaaatacaaattgGCGTAGAGTGCTGTCTGGTTGCATTTCTGTCTTctcttcatttcattttcagtttGCAACCTTAGTTAAGAGGccaaaattctctctctctctctctctctctctctctctagactATCTACTACTCTGTAAGGTCTCTAGTTAGCTAAAAGAAAGATGGGTATTTTCTATATCATCTTCACCTTCAtattgttctttctcttcctaACCGTATCCCTCTTCATACTTAGAATCTTCACAGGCAAGTCCATCAGAAACCCGAACTACCCACCTGTAAAAGGCACTGTCCTCCACCAGCTCTTATACTTCAACAGACTCTATGACTACCAAACTGAAGTTGCCAAAGAGCACACAACTTACAGGCTTCTGGCCCCGGAACACAGCGCAATATACACAACTGACACGCGAAACATTGAGCATGTTCTGAAAACCAACTTTGGCAGCTATTCGAAAGGGGAGTATAACCAAGCTATTCTGTCTGATGTTTTTGGCCAAGGGATATTTGTTGTTGATGGAGAAAAGTGGAAGCAGCAGAGGAAGCTCGCGAGCTTTGAGTTCTCCACGAGAGTTCTTAGAGATGTTAGCTGCTCTGTGTTTAGAAGAAACGCTGCCAAACTGGTTAAAGTTATTTTTGAGATTTCAGTTGCCAGGAGGGTTTTTGATATGCAAGTCAGTAATCTGAAAACGCCAACATATCTTTTCTTGTGTGTAACTTGTCTTGTGGTCTTGTTTAAATCACATAGAGTTATTTAATAATAGCAGAACTAAATTTGACATTTGACATACAGATAATATATAACTGGCTGGTATAAACTTGTTTAGTGTCCCCTTGATCAAGTTGGTTTGATAAAACATTAATCAATTTAGAGGGCTGAGCTAAGGTCAACTTTAATTTGGCTGGTTTTTGGTACAAAAGAGTAGAGAGAAGAAATCATGATCTGTGAAATTAGGGGATGTATCATACCATAAAAGTACTGATAGAAGTTCAGGATTTTCTATCTATTTTGTAAACTCCCAAAGTTCAGGATTTTCTATCTATTTTGTAAGTAAGTTGGAAGATAGAAGATGAATCTGATTTCATAACAGCTGATGTAATGATATAAGTTGTTAtttacctttttttgtttatgattCTTTTTGTAGGATTTGCTCATGAGATGTACCTTGGACTCCATATTCGAAGTTGGGTTTGGAATAGACCTGAATTGCTTGGAGGGGTCAAGCAAAGAAGGGACTGCATTTATGAAGGCCTTTGATGAATCAACTGCTTTAACCTATTTCCGCTATGTTGATCCATTCTGGAAACTGAAAAGATTTCTCAACCTTGGTTCCGAGGCCTCCCTTAAAAAGTATGTCAAAGTCATTGATGATTTTGTGCACCAAGTCATCAGGAGCAAGAGGAAATTTCTGGAGGAGCAAAAGGATGTTGTAAGTGAATTTTACACTTGTGTAGTGGCTTTGCATGTtcgtatatatattttttttcttttgattctgCATTgaagtttccattttataGCATcagttttattaatgaaactttgaattttatgttatgtttcAAAGAATGACAAGGAAGACATACTATCAAGGTTTCTATTGGAGAGCAAGAAGGATCCAGAGGAAATGAATGACAAATATCTAAGGGATATCATTCTGAATTTTATGATTGCTGGCAAAGACACCAGTGCAAATACACTCTCATGGTTCTTTTACCTGCTCAGCAAGAACCCTCTAATACAGGAAAAAGTTGTGCAAGAAGTGAGGGATGTTGTTGGTAATCAGGTCGGTGAAGCAAAAATCGATGAATTTGTGGAGAACATTACTGATGGAACTCTTGAACAAATGCATTATCTTCACGCAGCATTGAC
Above is a window of Prunus persica cultivar Lovell chromosome G2, Prunus_persica_NCBIv2, whole genome shotgun sequence DNA encoding:
- the LOC18786678 gene encoding cytochrome P450 704C1, with product MGFLVIVFTFMLLFFFLTLSLFILRIFTGKSIRNPNYPPVKGTVYHQFLYLNRLYDYQTEVAKTESTYRLLAPHHSELYTTDARNVEHVLKTNFASYSKGAYTQAILSDVFGQGIFVVDGEKWKQQRKLASFEFSTRVLRDVSCSVFRRNAAKLVKVVFEISGSNGVFDMQDLLMRCTLDSIFKVGFGIDLNCLEGSSKEGTAFMKAFDESTALSYFRYVDPFWKLKRFLNLGSEASLKKYIKVIDDFVHQVIRSKRKLLEEQKDVNDKEDILSRFLLESEKDPEEMNDKYLRDIILNFMIAGKDTSANTLSWFFYLLSKNPLIQEKVVQEVRDVVGNQIGKAKIDEFVANITDATLEQMHYLHAALTETLRLYPAVPIDGRYAEVDDILPDGFRVRKGDGVNYMTYAMGRMPYIWGKDADDFRPERWLNNGIFQPESPFKFVAFHAGPRICLGKDFAYRQMKIVAIALLCFFRFKLADETRSVTYRTMFTLHIDGSLPMIAVPRTA
- the LOC18784555 gene encoding cytochrome P450 704C1, whose protein sequence is MGIFYIIFTFILFFLFLTVSLFILRIFTGKSIRNPNYPPVKGTVLHQLLYFNRLYDYQTEVAKEHTTYRLLAPEHSAIYTTDTRNIEHVLKTNFGSYSKGEYNQAILSDVFGQGIFVVDGEKWKQQRKLASFEFSTRVLRDVSCSVFRRNAAKLVKVIFEISVARRVFDMQDLLMRCTLDSIFEVGFGIDLNCLEGSSKEGTAFMKAFDESTALTYFRYVDPFWKLKRFLNLGSEASLKKYVKVIDDFVHQVIRSKRKFLEEQKDVNDKEDILSRFLLESKKDPEEMNDKYLRDIILNFMIAGKDTSANTLSWFFYLLSKNPLIQEKVVQEVRDVVGNQVGEAKIDEFVENITDGTLEQMHYLHAALTKTLRLYPAVPIDGRCAEVDDILPDGFRVRKGDGVNYMAYAMGRMPYVWGKDADDFRPERWLNNGIFQPESPFKFVTFHAGPRICLGKDFAYRQMKIVATALLCFFRFKLSDETKAVTYRTMFTLHIDGSLPMLAVPRATS